A genome region from Nocardioides cynanchi includes the following:
- a CDS encoding CARDB domain-containing protein: MPRARRVIGLASSACLAAALVTLGGHATASNPAEGTVSDTSTKVTWSGGPFVAPNATATALGAPDCTVPMSCDDFTLHVSTPAGYDTGHALKIDVAWPNTAADFDVYVLDAAGHTVGTSASSANPEEVVVPPTTGTYTVRVVPFAPLGDSYTAKAVLTDTPAPPPPGTATPPGFTTYPAPSTLGKDTNNAGEPSIGTDWKTGSTMYQASLSTYRVSFDDSTSPATAHWSDVSANAADGCVVGSTLSLDPILFTDHTTGRTFESQLTGADSATCYTDDDGTTWNPSTGGGIPSGADHQTLGGGVYSPAGLGSLPTSTYPHAVYYCSQDIATAFCAASHDGGTTFGPGVPTYSLLDCGGLHGHVKVAPDGTAYLPNRACGNNAAVVVSKDGGTTWTVNKVPGTSPSDADPSVGVGANGTVYLGSVGSDGRPSVAVSHDQGTTWSTPQVVGSEFGIKNAVFPAMVAGDDDRATLAFLGTPTAGNYQDATNFKGVWHLYLATTYDGGKSWVTSDATPNDPVQRGSICTGGTTCGSDRNLLDFIDVTTDKQGRVEAAFADGCINTCVTDTTETSGAGPADAQAAYATIARQSSGLGLFSAYDASTVNLKLTKQHLHKNASGMWVDRVTVRNTGDRAVSDFATIVTDNRSRVGRAVTSLNAHRGTALVFRWPASSKPQTITAITDPRDRVRERHESDNKRVAHRGRR, translated from the coding sequence ATGCCACGTGCCCGCCGAGTGATCGGTCTCGCTTCCTCAGCCTGCCTCGCAGCCGCCCTCGTCACCCTGGGCGGCCATGCCACGGCCAGCAACCCTGCCGAAGGGACGGTCAGCGACACCTCCACGAAGGTGACCTGGAGCGGCGGCCCCTTCGTGGCTCCCAACGCGACCGCGACCGCCCTCGGCGCTCCCGACTGCACGGTCCCGATGAGCTGCGACGACTTCACCCTCCACGTCTCGACGCCCGCCGGCTACGACACCGGTCACGCGCTGAAGATCGACGTGGCCTGGCCGAACACCGCCGCGGACTTCGACGTCTACGTGCTCGACGCGGCCGGTCACACCGTCGGCACCTCCGCCTCCAGCGCCAACCCGGAGGAGGTCGTGGTCCCACCGACCACCGGGACCTACACCGTCCGGGTCGTCCCGTTCGCCCCGCTCGGGGACAGCTACACCGCCAAGGCGGTGCTCACCGACACCCCGGCGCCCCCGCCGCCGGGCACAGCGACGCCGCCGGGCTTCACGACGTACCCCGCCCCGAGCACCCTCGGCAAGGACACCAACAACGCAGGCGAGCCCTCGATCGGCACGGACTGGAAGACCGGTTCGACGATGTACCAGGCCAGCCTGTCGACCTACCGGGTGAGCTTCGACGACAGCACCTCGCCGGCGACCGCGCACTGGTCGGACGTCTCGGCCAACGCCGCCGACGGCTGTGTGGTCGGCAGCACCCTGAGCCTGGACCCGATCCTGTTCACCGACCACACCACCGGGCGCACCTTCGAGTCGCAGCTCACTGGCGCGGACTCGGCCACCTGCTACACCGACGACGACGGCACGACGTGGAACCCGAGCACCGGCGGGGGCATCCCGTCCGGCGCCGACCACCAGACCCTGGGCGGCGGGGTCTACAGCCCGGCCGGCCTCGGCTCCCTGCCCACGTCGACCTATCCGCACGCGGTCTACTACTGCAGCCAGGACATCGCCACCGCCTTCTGCGCCGCCTCGCACGACGGGGGTACGACGTTCGGCCCCGGCGTCCCGACCTACAGCCTGCTCGACTGCGGCGGCCTGCACGGCCACGTCAAGGTCGCGCCGGACGGTACGGCGTACCTGCCCAACCGGGCGTGCGGGAACAACGCCGCGGTCGTCGTCTCCAAGGACGGCGGCACCACCTGGACGGTGAACAAGGTGCCCGGCACCAGCCCCAGCGACGCCGACCCGTCGGTGGGCGTGGGCGCCAACGGCACCGTCTACCTCGGCTCGGTGGGCTCCGACGGCCGCCCGAGCGTCGCGGTCAGCCACGACCAGGGCACGACGTGGTCGACGCCGCAGGTCGTCGGCAGCGAGTTCGGCATCAAGAACGCCGTGTTCCCGGCCATGGTCGCCGGTGACGACGACCGGGCCACCCTCGCGTTCCTCGGCACCCCGACCGCCGGCAACTACCAGGACGCCACCAACTTCAAGGGCGTCTGGCACCTCTACCTGGCCACGACGTACGACGGCGGAAAGTCCTGGGTGACCAGCGACGCCACCCCGAACGACCCGGTCCAGCGCGGCTCCATCTGCACCGGCGGTACGACGTGCGGCAGCGACCGCAACCTGCTCGACTTCATCGACGTGACCACCGACAAGCAGGGGCGGGTCGAGGCGGCGTTCGCCGACGGCTGCATCAACACCTGCGTCACCGACACCACGGAGACCAGCGGTGCCGGCCCGGCCGACGCCCAGGCGGCGTACGCCACGATCGCGCGGCAGAGCAGCGGCCTCGGGCTCTTCTCGGCGTACGACGCCTCGACGGTCAACCTGAAGCTGACCAAGCAGCACCTGCACAAGAACGCCAGCGGAATGTGGGTCGACCGGGTGACCGTACGCAACACCGGTGACCGCGCCGTCTCGGACTTCGCCACGATCGTCACCGACAACCGCTCCCGGGTCGGCCGGGCGGTGACCTCGCTCAATGCGCACCGAGGCACCGCGCTGGTGTTCCGCTGGCCGGCCTCGTCGAAGCCGCAGACGATCACCGCGATCACCGACCCGCGCGACCGGGTGCGCGAGCGCCACGAGTCGGACAACAAGCGGGTGGCGCACCGGGGCCGGCGGTGA
- a CDS encoding S8 family serine peptidase, whose product MCGQRARRRVRRGSAAGSALLLGLLAATTVAGGVAVSGPAQAHVPDGHRSLYLVTLTGPGTAGRHDAPRHAPDASRAAQVLRQDALLDQVGASAPVYRWTTALDGFAVRLDAGQAATLAASADVALVERDAVRRLTGLDLRAAAGTPTHSVPGGGRDQVIGFVDSGLWPHSAAFAESPGMHRRPPGFHGPCRTGPGWRAGMCDGKVVAARFFVRGFGADRIASSARLSPVDDDGHGTLSASIAAGDGGVTVQVPGVPHRLTSGVAPRARVAVYKACWQAPDPANDGCSTADLVTAVDRATADGVDVLDLPVSGPDRIDTVERALLGATEAGTVVVASAGNGPGHAAHPSPWVTTVGAGTGEQSRGAVEIAGGPRLTGAMSSRRHVGPVRVVLGSDLAVPGRSSRAAARCLPGSLDAGRTAGRVVVCRRGGIGRVDKSAAVARADGVGMVLVNTGPGSVDADLHSVPTVHLDARAGSTLTAWVRSHPRARIRLVPSGTARPGPRVPGWSRGGDRTGPLLKPDLLAPGLGVLGAVPPDERGLRWDLESGTSAATAAVSGLAAALGAAPGWTPGQVRSALATTARPVPGAGPLRQGAGLAAARPAARPHLAYLPRPGDYRRWLDGLLPADALDATSVFVSTGATSPTVVTRQVTNVGERARYFSSTATGFRRHQVVVTPAAARLAPGESLTFHLEVYGAGPGAAQPLDSGAVTWTAEDGTRVRIPVVIAP is encoded by the coding sequence GTGTGCGGCCAGCGAGCTCGTCGGCGGGTACGCCGCGGGTCGGCCGCGGGCTCGGCGCTCCTGCTCGGTCTGCTCGCGGCGACCACGGTCGCCGGCGGCGTGGCCGTGTCCGGGCCGGCTCAGGCGCACGTCCCCGACGGTCACCGGTCCCTCTACCTGGTCACCCTGACCGGGCCCGGCACGGCCGGCCGCCACGACGCCCCGCGCCATGCGCCGGACGCGAGCCGCGCGGCGCAGGTGCTGCGGCAGGACGCCCTGCTCGACCAGGTGGGGGCGTCGGCACCGGTCTACCGCTGGACCACCGCCCTGGACGGGTTCGCCGTACGCCTCGACGCCGGCCAGGCGGCGACCCTGGCGGCGAGCGCCGACGTGGCCCTGGTCGAGCGCGACGCCGTACGCCGGCTGACCGGGCTGGACCTGCGGGCCGCGGCCGGGACGCCGACGCACTCCGTCCCCGGAGGTGGCCGCGACCAGGTAATCGGGTTCGTGGACTCCGGTCTGTGGCCGCACAGCGCGGCGTTCGCCGAGAGTCCGGGGATGCACCGACGGCCACCGGGCTTCCACGGCCCCTGCCGGACCGGCCCCGGCTGGCGAGCCGGCATGTGCGACGGGAAGGTCGTGGCGGCGCGGTTCTTCGTGCGAGGCTTCGGCGCGGACCGGATCGCCAGCAGTGCCCGGCTCTCCCCGGTCGACGACGACGGCCACGGCACGCTCTCGGCCTCGATCGCGGCCGGCGACGGCGGGGTCACCGTGCAGGTGCCCGGCGTGCCGCACCGGCTGACCAGCGGGGTGGCGCCGCGAGCCCGGGTGGCGGTCTACAAGGCGTGCTGGCAGGCCCCCGACCCGGCGAACGACGGCTGCTCCACCGCCGACCTGGTCACCGCCGTCGACCGGGCGACGGCCGACGGCGTCGACGTGCTCGACCTGCCGGTGTCCGGCCCCGACCGGATCGACACCGTCGAGCGCGCGCTGCTCGGTGCCACCGAGGCGGGCACGGTGGTGGTGGCCTCCGCCGGCAACGGCCCCGGCCACGCCGCCCATCCGTCGCCCTGGGTGACCACGGTCGGTGCCGGCACCGGTGAGCAGAGCCGCGGTGCGGTCGAGATCGCCGGCGGGCCCCGGCTGACCGGCGCCATGTCGTCGCGCCGGCACGTCGGGCCGGTCCGGGTCGTCCTCGGCAGCGACCTGGCGGTGCCCGGGCGGTCGAGCCGGGCCGCAGCCCGGTGCCTCCCGGGCAGCCTCGACGCGGGTCGGACGGCGGGCCGGGTGGTGGTCTGCCGTCGCGGGGGCATCGGGCGGGTCGACAAGTCCGCGGCCGTGGCCCGGGCCGACGGCGTCGGCATGGTCCTGGTCAACACCGGACCGGGCTCGGTCGACGCCGACCTCCACAGCGTGCCGACCGTGCACCTCGACGCCAGGGCCGGGTCGACGCTCACCGCTTGGGTGCGGAGCCACCCGCGGGCCAGGATCCGGTTGGTGCCGTCCGGCACCGCGCGGCCCGGGCCGAGGGTGCCGGGCTGGTCCCGAGGCGGTGACCGCACCGGACCTCTGCTCAAGCCCGACCTGCTGGCGCCCGGCCTCGGCGTCCTGGGCGCCGTACCCCCGGACGAGCGTGGCCTGCGGTGGGACCTCGAGTCCGGCACCTCGGCCGCCACGGCCGCGGTCAGCGGTCTTGCGGCCGCGCTCGGCGCCGCACCGGGCTGGACCCCCGGCCAGGTCCGCTCCGCACTGGCCACCACGGCCCGGCCGGTCCCCGGTGCGGGACCGCTCCGCCAGGGTGCGGGCCTCGCTGCGGCCCGGCCCGCGGCACGCCCCCATCTCGCCTACCTGCCCCGCCCCGGGGACTACCGCCGCTGGCTGGACGGCCTGCTGCCCGCCGATGCCCTCGACGCCACGTCGGTCTTCGTCTCCACCGGCGCCACCTCCCCGACGGTCGTCACCCGCCAAGTCACCAACGTCGGGGAGCGGGCGCGCTACTTCTCCTCGACGGCGACCGGCTTCCGGCGCCACCAGGTGGTGGTGACGCCCGCGGCCGCCCGCCTGGCGCCGGGCGAGAGCCTCACCTTCCACCTCGAGGTGTACGGCGCCGGGCCGGGGGCCGCGCAGCCCCTCGACAGCGGCGCGGTCACCTGGACCGCCGAGGACGGCACGAGGGTGCGGATCCCGGTCGTGATCGCTCCCTGA
- a CDS encoding cold-shock protein, producing the protein MPSGKVKWFDPEKGFGFLSQDDGPDVYVHADALPDGTATLKAGTRVEFGIAQGRRGEQALQVKVLDAPASVVRNQSHAKRKKPEEMAPIVEDLIRLLDGVGESYRHGRYPESRSARPTAKLLRALADELEL; encoded by the coding sequence GTGCCCAGTGGCAAGGTGAAGTGGTTCGACCCCGAGAAGGGTTTCGGGTTCCTGTCGCAGGACGACGGGCCCGATGTCTACGTGCACGCCGACGCGCTGCCCGACGGCACCGCCACCCTCAAGGCGGGCACCCGGGTCGAGTTCGGGATCGCCCAGGGCCGCCGTGGCGAGCAGGCCCTCCAGGTCAAGGTGCTCGACGCGCCCGCCTCGGTGGTCCGCAACCAGTCGCACGCCAAGCGCAAGAAGCCCGAGGAGATGGCCCCGATCGTCGAGGACCTGATCCGCCTGCTCGACGGGGTCGGTGAGTCCTACCGGCACGGCCGCTACCCGGAGTCGCGCTCGGCCCGGCCGACCGCCAAGCTGCTGCGCGCCCTCGCCGACGAGCTGGAGCTCTGA
- a CDS encoding MFS transporter → MTSPGEPARASRRDTVVSGARVTGRGLRSVARGTGRLGRGAFRTARRAAAAEGADTSGLARLIELGALNAAADAAVAISLAGTLFFQIPTGEARGQVSLFLGLTMLPFAIVAPLIGPLLDRFSHGRRWAIGATMAVRAFLVWVLAGSVTSSSVWLFPAALGVLIASKAYNVTRAAAVPRLLPHDLSLVTANARTSMAGMVGVAVSAPIAAAASTFGPEWSLRYAFLVFVVATILAIRLPARVDSSQGEDAIGFLSGAAVDDPTAGTTAATATGAARRRRTVRIPSSMAFALRANCGPRWLSGFLTLFMAFLLRVHPIAGHSPKFLLAAIIGAAGVGNVLGLGLGSVLKNVHPKITLVLALLADAAAVTVAALFYGLLPLVVLGFTAGLTQCLAKLSLDSTIQRDVPERVQTSAFARSDTTLQLAWVIGGFVGIAMPLQPRLGLIVAAVVLVAWSLFVLANVGRRTPAPRPAPTAA, encoded by the coding sequence ATGACCTCGCCCGGGGAGCCCGCCCGCGCCTCGCGGCGCGACACCGTGGTCAGCGGCGCCCGGGTGACCGGTCGCGGCCTCCGGTCGGTGGCGCGCGGCACGGGCCGGCTGGGCCGCGGCGCCTTCCGTACGGCGCGCCGCGCGGCCGCCGCCGAGGGCGCCGACACCAGCGGGCTGGCCCGGCTGATCGAGCTCGGGGCGCTCAACGCCGCCGCCGACGCCGCCGTGGCGATCTCGCTGGCCGGCACGCTCTTCTTCCAGATCCCCACCGGCGAGGCCCGGGGTCAGGTCTCCCTCTTCCTGGGCCTGACCATGCTGCCCTTCGCGATCGTGGCTCCGCTGATCGGACCTCTCCTGGACCGCTTCAGCCACGGCCGGCGCTGGGCCATCGGCGCCACCATGGCGGTGCGCGCGTTCCTGGTGTGGGTGCTCGCAGGCTCGGTCACCTCGTCCTCGGTGTGGCTGTTCCCGGCCGCGCTCGGGGTGCTGATCGCCTCCAAGGCCTACAACGTGACCCGGGCTGCCGCCGTACCCCGGCTCCTGCCGCACGACCTCTCCCTGGTCACCGCGAACGCCCGGACGTCGATGGCCGGGATGGTCGGGGTCGCGGTCTCGGCACCGATCGCGGCCGCGGCGTCGACCTTCGGGCCCGAGTGGTCGCTGCGCTACGCCTTCCTGGTCTTCGTGGTGGCCACGATCCTGGCAATCCGGCTCCCGGCCCGGGTCGACTCCAGCCAGGGTGAGGACGCGATCGGCTTCCTGAGCGGCGCGGCGGTGGACGACCCCACCGCCGGTACGACGGCGGCGACGGCCACCGGTGCGGCCCGGCGACGCCGGACCGTCCGGATCCCCTCGAGCATGGCCTTCGCCCTGCGCGCCAACTGCGGGCCACGCTGGCTGTCGGGCTTCCTGACCCTCTTCATGGCGTTCCTGCTGCGCGTGCACCCGATCGCGGGGCACTCACCGAAGTTCCTGCTCGCCGCGATCATCGGCGCGGCCGGGGTCGGCAACGTCCTGGGCCTGGGGCTCGGCTCGGTGCTGAAGAACGTCCACCCCAAGATCACCCTCGTGCTGGCGCTCCTGGCCGACGCGGCCGCGGTCACCGTGGCCGCGCTGTTCTACGGCCTGCTGCCGCTCGTGGTGCTGGGATTCACCGCCGGGCTGACCCAGTGCCTGGCCAAGCTCTCGCTCGACTCCACCATCCAGCGCGACGTGCCCGAGCGGGTGCAGACCAGCGCCTTCGCGCGCAGCGACACCACGCTCCAGCTGGCCTGGGTGATCGGGGGCTTCGTCGGCATCGCGATGCCGCTCCAGCCCCGCCTCGGCCTGATCGTGGCGGCCGTGGTGCTGGTGGCGTGGTCGCTGTTCGTGCTGGCCAACGTCGGACGGCGTACGCCGGCACCGCGGCCGGCCCCGACTGCGGCCTGA
- a CDS encoding DUF3027 domain-containing protein: MSDVDEAPVVERTRTSRARRDEGGDAVARAASDVARASLLLDVDAAEVGDHLGAEVEGERVVTHLFECRKPGYLGWRWSVTVVRASRQKTVTVDEIVLIPGADAIVAPEWVPYRERLQPGDLSPGDLLPVADDDPRLVPTYSFGDDPLDTDAKAQIRTVAQDLGLGRVRTLSLEGHESAAQRWYDGDGGPEAPLAQSAPEPCSTCGFLLRISGSLAESFGVCANGDANDDGRVVAFGHGCGAHSEVRLAKRHEPIPMPDPVIDEIVEDLETF; the protein is encoded by the coding sequence ATGAGTGACGTCGACGAGGCCCCGGTCGTGGAGCGCACGCGCACGTCCCGAGCCCGTCGCGACGAGGGCGGCGACGCCGTCGCCCGAGCGGCCTCCGACGTGGCGCGAGCGAGCCTGCTCCTCGACGTCGACGCCGCCGAGGTCGGAGACCACCTCGGCGCCGAGGTCGAGGGGGAACGGGTGGTGACCCACCTGTTCGAGTGCCGGAAGCCGGGCTACCTCGGCTGGCGCTGGTCGGTGACCGTGGTCCGGGCCTCGCGGCAGAAGACCGTCACCGTCGACGAGATCGTGCTGATCCCCGGCGCCGACGCGATCGTGGCGCCGGAGTGGGTGCCCTACCGCGAGCGTCTCCAGCCGGGTGACCTCTCACCCGGCGACCTCCTGCCGGTGGCCGACGACGACCCGCGGCTGGTCCCGACGTACTCCTTCGGCGACGACCCGCTCGACACCGACGCGAAGGCCCAGATCCGCACCGTCGCCCAGGACCTCGGCCTCGGCCGGGTCCGCACCCTCTCGCTCGAGGGTCACGAGTCGGCGGCGCAGCGGTGGTACGACGGTGACGGCGGCCCCGAGGCGCCGCTCGCGCAGTCGGCGCCCGAGCCCTGCTCGACCTGCGGCTTCCTGCTCCGGATCTCCGGCTCCCTCGCCGAGTCGTTCGGCGTGTGCGCGAACGGCGACGCCAACGACGACGGCCGCGTGGTCGCGTTCGGGCACGGCTGCGGGGCGCACTCCGAGGTCCGCCTGGCCAAGCGCCACGAGCCGATCCCGATGCCCGACCCCGTGATCGACGAGATCGTCGAGGATCTCGAGACCTTTTAG
- a CDS encoding DUF2530 domain-containing protein → MELRDDQPMTHEIGNRTYIVADVEPLDVDGVRTVQVGVALWVIGFVAVLPFYGRLQDDGRSWLLWTCAAGCGLGLLGLEYCRRRKRARTLRDQAGPGEAEVSTTI, encoded by the coding sequence ATGGAGCTGCGGGACGACCAGCCGATGACCCACGAGATCGGCAACCGCACCTACATCGTGGCCGACGTGGAGCCCCTCGACGTCGACGGGGTCCGCACGGTGCAGGTCGGTGTGGCGCTCTGGGTGATCGGCTTCGTCGCGGTCCTGCCGTTCTACGGCCGGCTCCAGGACGACGGCCGCTCGTGGCTGCTCTGGACCTGCGCCGCGGGCTGCGGCCTGGGGCTGCTGGGTCTGGAGTACTGCCGCCGCCGCAAGCGCGCGCGCACGCTGCGTGACCAGGCCGGCCCGGGCGAGGCCGAGGTCTCGACGACGATCTAA